The following proteins are encoded in a genomic region of Acidobacteriota bacterium:
- a CDS encoding argininosuccinate synthase, translating into MVRKVVLAYSGGLDTSIIIPWLKENHGCEVIAMAGDVGQAEELEGLEEKALRTGASKLYVEDLKEEFIRDYVWPTLRAGAIFERKYLLGTSMARPILAKRQVEIAIREGADAVAHGCTGKGNDQVRFELTYKALAPHLQVIAPWREWDIESREDAIDYAHQRRIPITASKEKIYSEDRNLWHLSHEGGSLEDPTSEPEESLWHLTAAPEKAPDQPRYLEVEFESGTPVGLDGQRLAAAELVEQANRIGGEHGIGRVDMVENRLVGMKSRGTYETPGGTILMQAHRELESICLDRDTLRVKDMLALTYADLVYNGQWFTPLREALDSFVTETQQPVSGAVRLKLYKGNLTVASRTSCHSLYREDLASFDQAGGYRQADAKGFINLFGLPVQVRALIQRQQSRR; encoded by the coding sequence GTGGTCAGGAAAGTGGTACTCGCCTACTCCGGTGGGTTGGATACATCGATCATCATTCCCTGGTTGAAGGAAAACCATGGCTGTGAAGTGATCGCCATGGCGGGCGATGTCGGCCAGGCTGAAGAGCTGGAGGGACTGGAAGAAAAGGCGCTGAGAACCGGGGCCAGCAAACTCTACGTGGAAGATCTCAAGGAGGAGTTCATTCGGGACTACGTCTGGCCCACCTTGCGGGCCGGAGCCATTTTCGAGCGCAAGTACCTGCTGGGGACCTCCATGGCCCGCCCCATTCTGGCCAAGAGGCAGGTTGAGATCGCCATCCGGGAAGGAGCCGACGCGGTGGCTCACGGCTGTACCGGAAAGGGCAACGACCAGGTCCGTTTCGAACTCACCTACAAGGCGCTGGCTCCCCATCTGCAGGTGATCGCTCCCTGGCGGGAGTGGGACATCGAGTCCCGGGAGGATGCCATCGACTACGCCCACCAGCGGCGGATTCCCATCACGGCCAGCAAGGAAAAGATCTACAGCGAGGACCGCAACCTATGGCACCTCAGCCATGAAGGCGGATCGCTGGAAGATCCGACCTCCGAACCCGAGGAGTCCCTTTGGCACCTCACCGCGGCGCCGGAAAAAGCACCAGACCAACCCCGCTATCTGGAAGTGGAATTCGAATCGGGGACTCCGGTCGGCCTGGACGGCCAGCGCCTGGCGGCGGCCGAACTGGTTGAGCAGGCCAACCGGATTGGAGGAGAACACGGCATCGGCAGGGTCGACATGGTTGAGAACCGCTTGGTGGGAATGAAATCCAGGGGAACCTACGAGACTCCGGGTGGAACCATTCTGATGCAGGCTCATCGGGAGCTGGAATCCATCTGCCTTGACAGGGACACCCTGCGGGTGAAAGACATGCTGGCCCTCACCTACGCCGATCTGGTCTACAACGGGCAGTGGTTCACCCCGCTGCGCGAGGCCCTGGATTCGTTCGTGACGGAGACTCAACAGCCGGTCAGCGGCGCCGTCCGCCTGAAACTCTACAAGGGCAACCTGACGGTCGCCTCCCGAACCTCCTGCCACAGCCTCTACCGGGAAGACCTGGCCAGCTTTGACCAGGCCGGCGGTTACCGGCAGGCTGACGCCAAGGGATTCATCAACCTCTTTGGGCTGCCCGTTCAGGTCCGTGCCCTCATTCAAAGGCAACAATCCCGCCGCTGA